Proteins encoded in a region of the Triticum dicoccoides isolate Atlit2015 ecotype Zavitan chromosome 3A, WEW_v2.0, whole genome shotgun sequence genome:
- the LOC119267275 gene encoding type IV inositol polyphosphate 5-phosphatase 3-like, giving the protein MVSQNQRTPGDQVFWPKVVLKKWLNLRSKDAKFNADEDDGDDDGEQEESCGCDGAEAEREAGGVDIAEESLDAAPYKLRRRNSETMRAQYISTKELRICIGTYNAAGIEPPEGLDIAEWLGTTGGEQADMYVLGFQEVVPLNAGNVLGAEDVRPALAWEALIRDTLTRTQPSCSRPKYRYRSHPATPTRDGSDELFPGGTDTDTDDDAPFSFPVYPEEYVAATPRMLGAMEDLEDEQPRAQQRALLKTMSKTDRIGLAWPEQPLDLMATASLSSASFKSPRSFGAHRSFVKSRVAADDCPAMVPDLDLDLDGEAARGHGKKKGGGRSPFVRIVSKQMVGVFLTIWVRRGLRRCVQNIKVSTVGVGAMGYIGNKGSVSASMSIYQTMFCFVCTHLSAGERPGNLLKRNADVQEIHRRTRFAGPGGLELPRDIYDHERIFWLGDLNYRIDVPYDRTHSLIAAMDWPQLAEKDQLKRELRKGRAFEGWSEGVLEFAPTYKYEVGTGKYIGDDQKGGRRTPAWCDRVLSFGKGVRLLGYGRSELTLSDHKPVTATYAAEVEVFCGRKLQRALTLTDAEVDSGDVVVPDLEF; this is encoded by the exons ATGGTGTCCCAGAATCAGAGGACGCCGGGAGACCAG GTGTTCTGGCCCAAGGTGGTGCTCAAGAAATGGCTCAACCTCAGGAGCAAGGACGCCAAGTTCAACGCCGacgaggacgacggcgacgacgacggggagcAAG AGGAGAGCTGCGGCTGCGACGGCGCCGAGGCGGAGCGCGAGGCCGGAGGCGTGGACATCGCCG AGGAGAGCCTGGACGCCGCGCCGTACAAgctgcggcggcggaactcggAGACGATGCGCGCGCAGTACATCAGCACCAAGGAGCTCAG GATCTGCATTGGCACGTACAACGCCGCCGGCATAGAGCCGCCGGAAGGCCTCGACATCGCCGAGTGGCTCGGCACCACCGGCGGCGAGCAGGCCGACATGTACGTGCTCGGGTTCCAGGAGGTGGTGCCGCTCAACGCCGGCAACGTGCTCGGAGCCGAGGACGTCCGGCCGGCGCTGGCGTGGGAGGCGCTGATACGTGACACACTCACGCGGACCCAGCCGTCCTGCTCGAGGCCCAAGTACAGGTACCGCAGCCACCCGGCCACCCCGACCCGCGACGGCTCCGACGAGCTGTTCCCCGGCGGCACCGACACCGACACCGACGACGACGCGCCCTTCAGCTTCCCGGTGTACCCCGAGGAGTACGTGGCCGCCACCCCCAGGATGCTCGGGGCCATGGAGGACCTAGAGGACGAGCAGCCAAGGGCGCAGCAGAGGGCGCTCCTGAAGACGATGAGCAAGACGGACAGGATCGGGCTCGCCTGGCCGGAGCAGCCGCTGGACCTGATGGCCACCGCGTCCTTGTCATCGGCGTCGTTCAAGTCGCCGAGATCGTTCGGCGCGCACAGGTCGTTCGTGAAGTCCAGGGTCGCCGCCGACGACTGCCCGGCCATGGTCCCTGACCTGGACCTCGACCTCGACGGCGAGGCCGCGCGTGGTCATGGGAAGAAGAAGGGCGGCGGCAGGTCGCCGTTCGTGAGGATCGTAAGCAAGCAGATGGTGGGCGTGTTCCTGACCATCTGGGTGCGGCGCGGCCTGCGGAGGTGCGTCCAGAACATCAAGGTGTCCACCGTGGGCGTGGGCGCCATGGGCTACATCGGCAACAAGGGGTCGGTGTCGGCGAGCATGTCCATCTACCAGACCATGTTCTGCTTCGTGTGCACCCACCTGTCCGCCGGCGAGCGGCCCGGCAACCTCCTCAAGCGGAACGCCGACGTGCAGGAGATCCACCGGCGGACCCGCTTCGCCGGCCCCGGCGGCCTCGAGCTGCCCAGAGACATCTACGACCACGA GAGGATTTTCTGGCTGGGCGATCTGAACTACCGGATCGACGTGCCGTACGACAGAACCCACAGCCTGATCGCCGCCATGGACTGGCCTCAGCTAGCCGAAAAAGATCAG CTGAAGCGGGAGCTGAGGAAGGGGCGGGCGTTCGAGGGGTGGAGCGAGGGGGTGCTGGAGTTCGCGCCGACGTACAAGTACGAGGTCGGGACGGGCAAGTACATCGGCGACGACCAGAAGGGCGGGAGGAGGACGCCGGCGTGGTGCGACCGGGTGCTGTCGTTCGGGAAGGGGGTGAGGCTGCTGGGGTACGGCAGGTCGGAGCTGACGCTGTCGGACCACAAGCCGGTGACGGCGACGTACGCGGCGGAGGTCGAGGTGTTCTGCGGCAGGAAGCTGCAGCGGGCGCTCACGCTCACGGACGCCGAGGTGGATAGCGGGGACGTGGTCGTGCCGGACCTCGAGTTTTGA